One Bacillota bacterium genomic window, TTCAGGATTGACATTAGCTACATCTCAGCTAATAAGTGCAAAACACACGCAGTCAGCCAAAAGATTTTGGTCAGTTATTGAAACTTTATACCAACAAACGGGAAAATCCTCCCTGTGGTACCATTTATTTTTACATGTGTTTATTCTCCACAAAGCACTTTTGCCATTGCCTTTTTTGCTTACATTTACAAAAAAGAAGGATAGACTTTCATGGATTATCATGAAGTCTATCCTTCTTGCAGGTTTATTTAACTATAGCTGCGAGCTTTTCTTAGGCACCGAAGACAGCCTCCCGGGCCATGTCCATGGTGAGCTGAGCTTCTTCTCTGGCTTTACGTGCTCCTTCGCGCAACACATCGTCCACATAGCCTGGATCTTGTACAATGCGCTGCCGGCGTTCACGAATGGGACTTGTGGTTTCGTCAAGCTTGCCGGCCAGTATTTTTTTGCAGGCCGCACAGCCTATATTGCCCTGGCGGCAGTCCTCTTCTATGGTGGACAGTTCCGGCGCAGTATATATGCCATGATACTTATGCACTACGCATATCTCCGGGTTGCCTGGATCTGTCTTCCGTATGCGGCCGGGATCTGTAACCATGGCGTTTACTTTCTTTCTTAATTCCTCCGGGTCTGCCGAAATGGTAAGGTCATTGGCGTAGCTTTTACTCATTTTGCGCCCGTCTACGCCGGGGAGCAATGCAACCTGTGCCAGCTTAGCCTGGGGTTCCGGGAAAACAGGCTTGTACAGGTGATTAAATCGCCTGCCAATTTCCCGGCATAATTCCAGGTGCGGCAATTGATCTTCACCCACAGGAACGGTGTCTGCCCTGTAGACTAAAATGTCTGCCGCCTGAAGAACAGGATAACCAAGGAAACCATAATTCATTATATCCTTGCCCTTTTGGTGATGCTGTCTAATCTGGTCTTTATAAGTAGGGACTCTTTCCAGCCAGCCCAGCGGGGTGATCATGGAAAAAAGCAGATGCAGTTCCGCGTGCTGAGGTACATCAGATTGAACAAACACTACGGCTTTGTCAGGATCTATGCCGCTGGCCAGCCAATCTATAACCATTTCCCTTGTGTTGGCGTTTATGTTACCTGATTCATCGAAAGATGTGGTTAAAGCATGCCAGTCAGCAACGCAGAAGAAGCAGTCATATTCATTTTGTAGTTTGATCCAGTTCTCCAGGACGCTCAAGTGACCAATGTGCAGCTTGCCTGTCGGGCGCATACCGCTAAGAATTCTACCACGACTCATTTTAAAAGGGTTACTCCTTTCTGATATCAAAAATATTTTAAGGCAATAACAAACCGGCAATGGGGTTGATGACAAAACCTAATATGTGACCGATAATACCTGTAAATAACAGCAAGAGTAAAATGATAATTCCATATGACTCTAAGTGATGCAACCAGGGAGTGTTCCCCGGTAGAATTCCAGCTAAAATTTTGGAGCCGTCCAAAGGAGGGACGGGTAATAGGTTAAAAACAGCCAATATAATATTTATATAAACTGCCCACACCGCCATTTGGTAAACCTCAGGCATGAAACTAAAAATGCCCAGCCGAAGGAGTACTGCCAGCACTATGGCCAACAATAAATTAGTGACCGGCCCTGCCAAAGAGACGTAAAGCATTCCCTGTTTGGCATCCGTCTTTAAATTATAGGGGTTAACCGGTACGGGCTTAGCCCACCCAAAATGAAAAAATATTAACATTATAAACCCTATAGGATCAAGGTGTGGAATGGGGTTGAGTGTTAATCTTCCCTGGTGTTTGGCCGTATTGTCTCCTAACCGGTAAGCCACCCAGCCATGGGCAAATTCGTGGAATGTGAGCCCAATAAGTATTCCCGGCAGCAGCAGTAGTGTCTGCCGCAAATCAAAATCAAACATCTTTATTACCTCTCTCCTTCAATACCCAATTCAATGCCCCGAAGATAAAGAAGACTTGGTTCAGGTGGGGTTTTAACCCCATCTGAACCTTAGTCGCCCTTATTTCGAGCTTACAGCCTGTTGATTCCATTAGTTGGGGACATTCCTGTCCCCAGAGAAATACCCAAGCTTCAGCAGGTGTGTCCCCTTTCCTTATGCGAAGTCGGGGTCTTACAGGCTGTGCGAAGATAAAGAAGACTTGGTTCAGGTGGAGTCTTGACCCCACTTGAACCTTAGTCGCACTTATTTCGAGCTTACAGCCTGTTAATCCTCGACCCTAAGGGGGCGGGGTTTTACAGGCTGTGCGAAGATAATTGAGGGCGAAGGTCTCCTCCTGTTCTTCTGTGGACACCTTCCCGTCCAGGCGGGCCTGCCATATTGCTTCTAGAACCTCGCGATATATGGGCCCGGGGCTATATCCCAAAGACTTTATGAATTTGCCGTTAATAGTTGGCTTGCTGCTCTTGATTGCCTGCAGTAATGATCGAAATCTCTCCACGAGCCAGTCACTATCCATCATGGTCAGCAGCACCGGATACGATTCCCTGGGCAGGCTGAGCACAGGGACGGCAAGCTTACTGGCCGGGGTGCCCTGCGGCATATCGGAAATAACCAGTAGAATGTCTTCCCATCCAGATATAGTAGTGAAAATTTTTTCTGATTGTCGTTTAGCAACATTATATTTAGCACATATGCCGGCAGCGGTTTCCCACTGGGATCTGTGTAAAATAGCAATGAGGTAAGGCAGCCATTTTTGCTGTGGATCCTGGAATCCCCAAGAATTGATGGTGGAAATACACTCCGCCAATCTCAGTAAATATGGCTGAACATCCTTAAATTCAACTCCGGGAAAAAGATATGGCCATACTTCCAGGTTGAAAAGGCGCTCCAGCATTTTTCCCGCCCGGGGTTCTGTAAGAATGTGCTTTATTTCTTCCCATAGCCGGGCATTTGATACCTTGTTTAACACACCCTGGTTGACTGCCTCTGTTAACAGTCTTAGTGTTTGCGGTTCAATGCCCATTTGATAACGCTGCTCAAACCGTATGGCCCTAAGTATTCGGGTTGGATCTTCAATAAAACTTAAATTGTGCAGCACTCTGATCAAGCCTGTAAGCCCGTATTGTAAGTCTTCACGCCCGCCGAAATAATCTACAAGCTTGCCAAAATTATAACTGTTTAGCGACACCGCCATAGCATTAATAGTAAAATCCCGCCTGTAAAGATCTTGCCTGAGGGAAGAACTTTCTACCTGCGGTAGAGCAGCCGGGTATTCATAAAATTCAACCCTTGCTGTGGCAATATCTACCTTGAAACCGTCCGCGAATTCGATTTCGGCGGTACCGAATTTTTCATGTTTTCTCACTTTAGCGTCATATGCAGATGCTACAGCCATTGCCAGTACAATACCGTCTCCCTCCACCACCAGATCAACATCCTGGCTATCGGCGCCCAGCATAATATCCCGTACTACACCCCCGGCGGCATAAATATTGAAACCCAAATCATCGGCTATTTTACCGGCCTGCTTTAGTATGCTCCACATGGAAGGGGATAAGCTACGCCGCATTAAGTCATTGACGTTACTATAGAATTTGGTTTGCTTAGAATTGGTATAAACGGTACGGTGCCGGGCCTGGAATTCCCCGTGCAGCGTACGCAAAAGGTCAGTGCGTGAAACAATACCCACTAACCTGCCGCTGTCTGTAACCGGCAATCTACCAATGTCATGTTCAATCATTAGTTCTTGCACTTCAGACACTGGAGTATCCTTGGGTACTGTAATTACATTATTAGTCATAAACCCTTTTACAGGTGCATGTCCAAGACCATGGTGGCTGCCCTTTTCCACATCCCGGCGGGAAATTACCCCTATCACCCTGCCATCTTCTACAACGGGTAACCCTGTATGTCCGTAGCGAAGCATTATTTGATTGGCCTCAGCAATGGTTGTTGAAGAGACAACCGATTTAACCGGACTGGACATAAGGTCAGAGGCGTGTAATGGGGCTTGTACTTCATTATGAATCACATCAACCAGTTCTACGGCAACTTCATCAACGTGTTTATGTTTGACCGTTGCCGAGGCGGCCTCAGCATGACCGCCCCCTCCAAAGTGTGAAACAATGTTTTTTATATTTACTTGTGGTACATTGCCGCGGCCCACTATGTGTACACGGTCTTCCATTTCCACTACGGTAAAAATAGCATCGGGACGTTCAATTTCGGCCAAGTTATGTGTCAGTGGAGCTAATCCTACAATAAACTCATCCACCTGGGCCTTGGCCAGCAAAATTTTGACTCCCTTAACTGAGTGGTGCTCGGCCGACATAACAAGGTCTTTAAACAGGGACTTTTGCTCTTCCGTCAGCGGGCGGCCCAGGAAGTCTGCAGCCACAGAAAGGCGCGCCCCCTGCTCCACCAGATACGCTGCTGCCAGTATGTCTCTGGCGGTGGTGTTAGTGAATTGAAGTGATCCTGTATCACCGTATATGCCCATAATCATC contains:
- the trpS gene encoding tryptophan--tRNA ligase encodes the protein MSRGRILSGMRPTGKLHIGHLSVLENWIKLQNEYDCFFCVADWHALTTSFDESGNINANTREMVIDWLASGIDPDKAVVFVQSDVPQHAELHLLFSMITPLGWLERVPTYKDQIRQHHQKGKDIMNYGFLGYPVLQAADILVYRADTVPVGEDQLPHLELCREIGRRFNHLYKPVFPEPQAKLAQVALLPGVDGRKMSKSYANDLTISADPEELRKKVNAMVTDPGRIRKTDPGNPEICVVHKYHGIYTAPELSTIEEDCRQGNIGCAACKKILAGKLDETTSPIRERRQRIVQDPGYVDDVLREGARKAREEAQLTMDMAREAVFGA
- a CDS encoding CBS domain-containing protein, with product MQVITTHTNTDLDGLGAAVAAQKLYPEAILVLPGKLSRNVEEFLALHKDTLAIQNLKNLDINQIEKLIVVDTRAPRRLGKLGNIVDQDIEIHIYDHHPWAPGDLKGSFEMVDSVGATVTLLVEMIKDKNLPISPLEATTMIMGIYGDTGSLQFTNTTARDILAAAYLVEQGARLSVAADFLGRPLTEEQKSLFKDLVMSAEHHSVKGVKILLAKAQVDEFIVGLAPLTHNLAEIERPDAIFTVVEMEDRVHIVGRGNVPQVNIKNIVSHFGGGGHAEAASATVKHKHVDEVAVELVDVIHNEVQAPLHASDLMSSPVKSVVSSTTIAEANQIMLRYGHTGLPVVEDGRVIGVISRRDVEKGSHHGLGHAPVKGFMTNNVITVPKDTPVSEVQELMIEHDIGRLPVTDSGRLVGIVSRTDLLRTLHGEFQARHRTVYTNSKQTKFYSNVNDLMRRSLSPSMWSILKQAGKIADDLGFNIYAAGGVVRDIMLGADSQDVDLVVEGDGIVLAMAVASAYDAKVRKHEKFGTAEIEFADGFKVDIATARVEFYEYPAALPQVESSSLRQDLYRRDFTINAMAVSLNSYNFGKLVDYFGGREDLQYGLTGLIRVLHNLSFIEDPTRILRAIRFEQRYQMGIEPQTLRLLTEAVNQGVLNKVSNARLWEEIKHILTEPRAGKMLERLFNLEVWPYLFPGVEFKDVQPYLLRLAECISTINSWGFQDPQQKWLPYLIAILHRSQWETAAGICAKYNVAKRQSEKIFTTISGWEDILLVISDMPQGTPASKLAVPVLSLPRESYPVLLTMMDSDWLVERFRSLLQAIKSSKPTINGKFIKSLGYSPGPIYREVLEAIWQARLDGKVSTEEQEETFALNYLRTACKTPPP
- a CDS encoding site-2 protease family protein, with the translated sequence MFDFDLRQTLLLLPGILIGLTFHEFAHGWVAYRLGDNTAKHQGRLTLNPIPHLDPIGFIMLIFFHFGWAKPVPVNPYNLKTDAKQGMLYVSLAGPVTNLLLAIVLAVLLRLGIFSFMPEVYQMAVWAVYINIILAVFNLLPVPPLDGSKILAGILPGNTPWLHHLESYGIIILLLLLFTGIIGHILGFVINPIAGLLLP